In Bacteroidia bacterium, a genomic segment contains:
- a CDS encoding transglycosylase SLT domain-containing protein, with protein sequence MKRIWSIWLIPGFCALIYLPAQLLTSDPAARFAAASMMENPVIPAGIEVTLFNNDSVANIFASFDTQCEDLSDTLNPGFTIEVNPRFLGCLTTVVDTQLYRQRWDTLAQPVFWRMVMNMGLDSCIVNIASSRKIIEVRPSGWWEAKTDSMQENYRDSVRTLFGMENDVPVFITYGKRHYYKFNKVLPSITKGIRIFEEMNVDPWYAQAILLIESPGQLQYSPVGAYGSFQLMKQVALEHGLVVNDSIDEREDFEKSASAAAKLIASRCVPQTRYMLRKRNITFQETDLWFRLLVLHSYHAGAGNVEAVLQKINPTEGGQGLMLQIWKTESGGFKNASQNYSQVALASILELNRIIEALPDTVCRDTALGLNPALPRI encoded by the coding sequence GTGAAAAGGATTTGGTCTATTTGGTTAATTCCCGGCTTTTGTGCCCTGATCTATCTCCCTGCTCAGCTTCTCACTTCCGACCCGGCAGCCCGGTTTGCTGCGGCCAGTATGATGGAAAATCCGGTAATTCCCGCCGGAATTGAAGTTACCCTGTTTAATAATGACAGTGTAGCCAATATTTTCGCTTCATTTGACACCCAATGTGAGGATCTTTCCGATACACTGAATCCAGGTTTTACGATAGAGGTCAACCCTCGCTTTCTGGGTTGCCTTACCACAGTGGTTGATACACAGCTCTATCGGCAAAGATGGGATACGCTCGCACAGCCAGTTTTTTGGCGAATGGTAATGAATATGGGATTGGATTCGTGTATTGTAAATATCGCCAGTTCCCGCAAAATCATCGAAGTGCGCCCCTCAGGCTGGTGGGAAGCCAAAACAGATTCCATGCAGGAAAATTACCGGGACAGTGTGCGCACCCTTTTTGGGATGGAAAACGATGTACCGGTTTTTATTACTTATGGAAAACGCCATTACTATAAATTCAACAAAGTCTTGCCCAGTATCACCAAAGGAATCAGGATATTTGAGGAAATGAATGTGGATCCCTGGTATGCACAAGCCATTTTGCTGATTGAAAGTCCCGGCCAATTGCAGTACTCACCGGTTGGTGCCTATGGTTCGTTTCAGTTGATGAAACAAGTAGCCCTTGAACACGGGCTTGTGGTCAATGATTCTATTGATGAGCGTGAAGATTTTGAAAAATCAGCCTCAGCTGCTGCCAAGCTTATCGCTTCCCGCTGTGTACCCCAGACCCGTTATATGCTCCGGAAACGGAATATCACTTTTCAGGAAACAGACCTTTGGTTCAGGCTGCTTGTACTGCATTCCTACCATGCAGGTGCCGGCAATGTAGAAGCCGTACTTCAAAAAATAAACCCCACCGAAGGTGGGCAGGGGCTGATGTTGCAGATTTGGAAAACCGAATCAGGCGGATTTAAAAATGCCAGCCAGAATTATAGCCAGGTGGCTTTGGCCTCCATTCTGGAACTCAACCGAATCATTGAAGCATTGCCTGATACGGTGTGCAGAGACACTGCTTTAGGGTTAAACCCCGCTTTACCAAGAATTTAA
- a CDS encoding glycosyl hydrolase family 28 protein: MFRMGLMLWIFFQAFVLAAQPAVPCFSIKDYGASGEKSQKATSFIQKALDDCTASGGGIVYFPPGEYLSGSLRISSNTTLWLEAGATLYASQDTADYHIYRSLSEPVLLFADSAHHITIRGKGKIHGQARRVYEDLKSVDGFIPDITENARKAGVEMKMYYKVKPYVRLVVLEHSSDITVEDISLIESCSWTLDLKQCQRVYIRGVYIESSLQAGVNSDGIDVDGCRDVVISDCIVTTGDDAIVLKANFTKGVQHHCENVTVTNCVVSSSSAGLKLGTESYGDFRHITFSNCVVRNANRGLSIVMRDGGTVENVLFSNITIETSRRHFNWWGDGDPISIILRKRRPNSKLGFIRNVVFENIVATGQGTSRIGGYAPDSLHPEGRQLENIQLRHVQLKMEPENYLDKRADWGFEAHDVNGLKISGMEVSWDSVHTEPAWKGAVHLYNCDEVQIKDFTGRQGLMENRSPVILLENVPITLLDEIYASPGSGTLIAISGEKTRTVIASNVDPLNRSAEKIKVSKEVGKNVVRRK, from the coding sequence ATGTTTCGTATGGGTCTGATGTTATGGATATTTTTCCAGGCATTTGTGCTTGCTGCGCAGCCTGCCGTTCCCTGTTTTTCGATCAAAGACTATGGGGCATCAGGTGAAAAAAGCCAAAAAGCGACATCCTTCATTCAAAAAGCATTGGATGATTGCACCGCTTCCGGTGGAGGAATTGTCTATTTCCCACCGGGTGAATACCTTTCCGGATCTTTGCGGATTTCCAGCAATACCACCCTATGGCTGGAAGCCGGAGCGACACTTTACGCCAGCCAGGACACCGCAGATTACCACATCTACAGAAGTCTGAGTGAGCCCGTACTACTGTTTGCAGACAGTGCGCATCATATCACTATTCGGGGGAAAGGTAAAATCCACGGGCAGGCCCGTCGGGTATATGAAGACCTGAAGTCTGTAGATGGTTTTATTCCGGATATAACAGAAAATGCCCGCAAAGCCGGAGTTGAGATGAAAATGTACTACAAAGTCAAACCTTATGTAAGGCTGGTAGTACTTGAGCATTCCTCAGATATTACCGTAGAAGACATTTCCCTGATCGAATCCTGTTCGTGGACACTGGATCTGAAACAATGCCAGCGGGTATATATCCGGGGCGTTTATATCGAATCAAGCCTCCAGGCAGGCGTAAACTCAGATGGGATTGATGTGGATGGCTGCCGGGATGTGGTAATTTCAGATTGTATTGTCACCACCGGCGACGATGCCATCGTGCTCAAAGCCAATTTTACCAAAGGGGTCCAACATCACTGTGAAAATGTAACCGTCACCAACTGCGTGGTCTCCTCCTCTTCAGCGGGGCTGAAGCTGGGCACCGAAAGCTATGGAGATTTCCGACACATTACTTTTAGCAACTGCGTCGTGCGAAATGCCAACCGCGGACTGAGTATTGTCATGCGGGATGGCGGGACTGTGGAAAATGTTTTATTTTCCAATATCACCATAGAAACCAGCCGGAGACATTTCAACTGGTGGGGAGATGGCGATCCGATCTCGATTATTTTGCGCAAACGCCGGCCCAATTCCAAACTGGGATTTATCCGCAACGTAGTGTTTGAAAATATTGTTGCCACCGGGCAGGGAACCAGCAGAATAGGCGGTTATGCCCCCGATTCTCTTCACCCGGAAGGGCGCCAGCTGGAAAATATTCAGCTTCGCCATGTGCAATTGAAAATGGAACCCGAAAATTATCTGGATAAACGTGCAGACTGGGGATTTGAAGCCCATGATGTAAACGGGTTAAAAATTTCCGGAATGGAAGTCTCCTGGGATTCAGTGCACACAGAACCCGCATGGAAAGGCGCCGTTCACCTTTACAATTGTGATGAAGTACAAATCAAAGATTTCACGGGTAGACAAGGGTTGATGGAAAATCGATCTCCCGTTATTCTACTGGAAAATGTACCCATAACCCTACTCGATGAGATCTATGCCTCGCCGGGATCTGGTACCCTGATCGCCATTTCAGGCGAAAAAACACGCACTGTGATTGCCTCAAATGTAGACCCGCTCAACCGCTCTGCAGAAAAAATCAAAGTAAGTAAGGAAGTAGGGAAAAACGTCGTCAGGAGAAAATAA
- a CDS encoding transglycosylase SLT domain-containing protein, whose amino-acid sequence MKLRILPFLFGFFVIFGFKSTAQDSAESLKIVEISRPLDTLVQKVIRDNFIYTERWDTLAQMRFWRRIMTLSPDSSVLNVADTRKVLHTFPTAFYDSLSTDAKLKFKDSMLTQFGLPKGTRLYVTYGKSDYYQHRAVLPAISKAIDVFKQYETDPWYAQAILLIESPGQIRKSYAGANGSFQLMKYVAVEGGLTVNSQVDEREDLEKSAMAAAKYLKKTCIPEVRAMLNAYGIKYQENELWFRLLVLHVYHAGAGNVRGALRLIQPKTGGIDLIRELWTTEYKGFRNASQNYSQVAIASFLELDRIIETEYSVLNRH is encoded by the coding sequence ATGAAATTGAGGATTCTCCCCTTTTTATTTGGCTTTTTTGTAATCTTTGGCTTTAAAAGTACTGCTCAGGACTCTGCAGAGTCATTGAAGATTGTGGAAATTTCCCGGCCACTCGATACGTTGGTTCAAAAGGTTATCCGCGACAACTTTATCTATACCGAAAGGTGGGATACGCTGGCGCAAATGCGCTTCTGGCGAAGGATAATGACCCTTTCCCCGGATTCGAGTGTGTTGAATGTAGCAGATACACGAAAGGTACTCCACACGTTTCCCACTGCTTTTTATGATTCGCTTTCCACTGATGCCAAATTGAAGTTTAAGGATTCGATGCTCACCCAATTTGGCTTGCCCAAGGGGACCCGGCTGTATGTAACTTACGGTAAAAGTGATTACTACCAACACAGAGCCGTACTGCCCGCCATCAGCAAAGCCATTGATGTATTTAAACAATACGAAACAGATCCCTGGTATGCACAGGCCATTCTCCTGATCGAAAGTCCGGGGCAGATTCGCAAATCTTATGCAGGAGCCAATGGATCTTTTCAGTTGATGAAATATGTGGCGGTTGAAGGAGGACTGACCGTCAATAGTCAGGTAGATGAGCGCGAAGATCTCGAAAAATCCGCCATGGCTGCCGCCAAATACCTCAAAAAAACCTGCATCCCTGAGGTCAGGGCTATGCTTAATGCCTACGGAATCAAATATCAGGAAAACGAACTGTGGTTCCGGCTCCTGGTACTCCATGTTTACCATGCCGGAGCGGGCAATGTAAGGGGCGCACTCCGACTCATTCAACCAAAGACCGGAGGTATAGACCTGATCCGGGAGCTTTGGACTACAGAATATAAAGGATTTCGCAACGCATCCCAAAACTACTCTCAGGTTGCGATTGCGTCTTTTCTTGAACTTGATCGTATCATCGAAACAGAATACAGCGTCCTGAACCGGCACTGA
- a CDS encoding amidase, translated as MKRFLGFFSFCVVQFFLLNVLSAQISPALPTSAQALMGLHFEPAEIDSMLSGLEDQRKDYEAIRSVALPNAIIPSVGFQPLPPGFIVPDKQIKIRWDLPKQVIVPENREALAFYSVSELSVLIKNKKITSEELTMIYINRLKKYGDTLACVITLTEDRALRMARKADREIRAGKYRGPLHGIPYGVKDLLSVEGYPTTWGAKPYQDQVLSETATVVQRLDSAGAVLVAKLTMGALAWGDVWFGGTTRNPWNVKEGSSGSSAGSASATAAGLVAFSIGTETWGSIVSPSMRCGDTGLRPSYGRVSRSGAMALSWSMDKIGPICRTANDCALVFDVIRGLDEKDLSLIPAAFNYTPRLPVSALKVGYLASLFDADYPGKANDIKSLEILRGMGINLEPVTLPENLPVNALGIILSAEAAAAFDELTRSNRDSLLVRQIKNAWPNVFRTARFIPAVEYIQANRIRTILISQMNECMQPFDVVVAPSFEGDQLLITNLTGHPSVVVPNGFYANGSPSGITFLGNLFEEAKILRLAKAFQDETDFEEQHPAWLKP; from the coding sequence ATGAAGCGATTTTTAGGATTTTTCTCATTTTGCGTCGTTCAATTCTTTTTATTGAATGTCCTTTCGGCACAAATTTCTCCCGCACTTCCGACTTCAGCTCAGGCGCTGATGGGATTGCACTTCGAACCTGCCGAAATCGATTCGATGTTGAGTGGATTGGAAGATCAGAGAAAAGACTATGAGGCGATTCGTTCAGTTGCTTTGCCCAACGCCATTATTCCTTCTGTCGGGTTTCAGCCATTGCCACCGGGGTTTATTGTTCCTGACAAACAGATAAAAATACGCTGGGATTTACCCAAACAGGTGATCGTTCCTGAAAACCGGGAAGCGCTGGCATTTTATTCTGTTTCTGAATTATCGGTACTGATCAAAAATAAAAAAATCACTTCAGAGGAGCTGACGATGATCTATATCAACCGGCTGAAAAAATACGGAGATACGCTGGCTTGTGTGATTACCCTGACCGAAGACCGGGCACTGCGAATGGCCAGAAAGGCAGACCGGGAAATCAGGGCAGGTAAATATCGCGGTCCCCTTCATGGCATTCCTTATGGGGTGAAAGACCTGCTTTCGGTGGAAGGGTATCCGACGACCTGGGGGGCAAAACCTTATCAGGATCAGGTTTTGAGTGAAACCGCTACAGTGGTTCAGCGGCTGGATTCTGCCGGTGCTGTACTTGTGGCAAAGCTTACTATGGGCGCACTCGCCTGGGGCGATGTTTGGTTTGGCGGTACGACCCGCAATCCGTGGAATGTAAAAGAAGGCTCCAGCGGATCTTCCGCCGGCTCCGCTTCGGCTACTGCCGCAGGGCTGGTGGCCTTTTCTATCGGCACAGAAACCTGGGGGTCTATCGTGTCCCCCTCCATGCGATGCGGCGATACGGGACTTAGGCCTTCATATGGACGGGTAAGCCGCTCCGGCGCGATGGCACTGAGCTGGAGTATGGACAAGATTGGCCCTATTTGCCGTACTGCCAATGACTGTGCCCTTGTATTTGATGTCATCCGGGGGTTGGATGAAAAAGATTTGTCGCTGATACCTGCGGCATTTAATTATACCCCCCGCCTGCCGGTTTCTGCATTGAAAGTGGGGTATCTGGCCAGTTTATTTGATGCCGACTACCCGGGAAAAGCAAATGATATAAAATCGCTCGAAATCTTACGTGGCATGGGAATAAACCTCGAACCGGTAACCCTGCCCGAAAACCTGCCGGTAAATGCTTTGGGTATTATACTTTCTGCGGAGGCCGCCGCAGCTTTTGATGAGCTGACACGCTCAAACCGCGACAGCTTGCTCGTGCGCCAGATCAAGAATGCCTGGCCCAATGTATTTCGCACCGCACGATTTATTCCGGCCGTAGAGTATATCCAGGCAAATCGAATCCGCACCATCCTGATATCGCAGATGAATGAATGTATGCAGCCTTTTGATGTGGTGGTAGCCCCCAGTTTTGAGGGCGATCAGTTGCTGATTACGAATCTTACAGGGCACCCATCTGTAGTGGTACCCAACGGCTTTTATGCCAATGGCAGCCCATCGGGAATCACTTTTTTAGGGAATTTGTTTGAAGAGGCAAAAATTCTCCGGTTGGCGAAAGCTTTCCAGGACGAGACAGATTTTGAAGAACAGCACCCCGCCTGGCTCAAACCATAA
- a CDS encoding glycosyltransferase: MIDFGRWQKHALQRRQIDPPSPSETWGIRFLILLGIGSVILFLWWFIDSEHIGTRLLFWPLTFALGFKILELLHEWYHYGAISVPQMPESTRTWTVDMLTTYCAGEPYPMIINTLRAMKAVTYPHTTYLCDEANDPYLKKICEELGVIHVYRGTNKTNAKAGNINYTLFNFAKGELAIILDPDHEPAPDFIDRVVNYFEDPEIGYVQCVQAYSNRTESFIAKGAAEQTYHFYGPMMMSMNSYGTAQAIGANCTFRRAALDSIGGHAAGLCEDMHTAMQIHAKGWKSLYVPELLTRGLVPATLSAYYKQQMKWARGAFELLFLEYPRLIRKLTWRQNIHYFTIPLYFLSGLISLIDILIPILSLLMAEVPWHVEMDQFLMVVTPMLALSMLIRQFAQKYMLEEHERGFHVLGGFLRFGSWWVFLVGFIYSIFRIKVPYIPTPKDDKPSNAWLLSLPNIIAIVASVGAVIYGLSIDWNPYSFFMAGYALVNATILSIVVLMSQQKMMISIYDWMGMDELITGIRAFWWNLRHYILYRLIRNSSLVLSVVLIFTLSSYAIYETNQRQLMKELAMQETSQVNWYYTGIHLEGENQQIAGKKLKEFKEDSGIYPGVASLDYSGFSIAVTDTFLRNISDLGVVPLINWLPIMKKEEISDTTSVFASILNHKYDREIRTLGNALRQIDRPIFLNFAPGSDNPSAEWYRPGDDYVNDFKDAWVYLVTEFGNVGASNVTWVYSPSFPESIPAFYPGENFVNWIGISLNHTPGSFHDRYESYAMALRNFDGYRGQPVIIQDFAEGVSGGNASQWLTEALADIDELFPEIHGLVSGEIPDNLQDAFDQFANTRSFSHAAPFIPSENLYQAETFKEWHSEFVKKSDHGFDLLVNGKPFYIRGVAYNATHDWRDGYLPLTRRQLTKDFSRISQMGANTIRRYGNSGVYEKNVLNIAQEHNLKVLYGLWFDPAVDYYADTLAVEEIRRNTLATIARFKDYPAVLGWTLGNETWASLKYHYAPPYLSRVRRAHIRLIEELAREIKKIDPAHPVFAALEHNQDLTACLDAYRRFTPSVDIIGINTYYGERIQTLEGIANTYIPDRPYLVSSFGPVKYWDPSTPNYARNLIPEENSSFEKAQNYGQSWTKYIVSNKGSNVGGIAFCWSDRMEGTATWFGITDFKGRLKPSYYALKNVWKEEKNAPPLYEAYINGPGFALERGKTYTFRAVTENNRSWNMTYEWFLMREKYLDDSGDVKLAFNGKEASIYIPDDKYSYRLYLYISDFYGNVVTASEPIDIQEKQSQNHENAKPLSGR; encoded by the coding sequence ATGATTGACTTTGGACGTTGGCAAAAACATGCCTTGCAGAGGCGGCAAATTGATCCCCCTTCTCCATCAGAAACATGGGGGATACGTTTTCTTATTCTGCTGGGTATAGGATCTGTAATCCTCTTTTTATGGTGGTTTATTGATTCTGAACATATTGGAACCAGACTTCTTTTCTGGCCATTGACCTTCGCTCTGGGATTTAAAATACTTGAATTACTCCATGAGTGGTATCACTATGGAGCGATCTCTGTTCCTCAAATGCCTGAGTCCACCCGTACATGGACGGTGGATATGCTGACTACCTATTGCGCAGGGGAGCCATATCCTATGATTATCAATACCCTTCGGGCGATGAAAGCGGTGACATATCCGCACACGACTTACCTATGTGACGAGGCCAATGATCCCTACCTGAAGAAAATATGTGAAGAACTTGGTGTTATTCATGTTTATCGGGGTACAAATAAAACCAATGCCAAGGCCGGAAATATCAATTATACGCTGTTTAATTTTGCCAAAGGCGAGCTGGCCATTATCCTTGATCCGGACCATGAGCCTGCACCGGACTTCATTGATCGGGTAGTCAACTATTTTGAAGACCCGGAGATCGGATATGTACAGTGTGTACAGGCTTACAGCAACCGTACCGAAAGTTTTATCGCAAAAGGTGCTGCGGAGCAGACCTACCATTTCTATGGTCCGATGATGATGAGCATGAATTCGTACGGAACTGCGCAGGCGATTGGTGCCAATTGTACTTTTCGCAGGGCTGCCCTGGATTCCATCGGCGGACATGCCGCCGGTTTATGCGAAGATATGCATACCGCCATGCAAATCCATGCCAAAGGCTGGAAATCACTGTATGTGCCCGAATTGTTGACCCGTGGGCTGGTACCTGCTACGCTTTCGGCTTACTACAAGCAGCAAATGAAATGGGCCAGAGGTGCGTTTGAATTGCTGTTTCTCGAATATCCCCGTTTGATCCGGAAACTTACCTGGCGGCAGAATATTCATTACTTTACCATTCCGCTGTATTTTTTATCCGGACTGATCAGCCTGATTGATATCCTCATTCCGATTCTTTCCCTTTTGATGGCCGAAGTGCCATGGCATGTGGAAATGGATCAGTTTCTGATGGTCGTTACTCCTATGTTGGCTTTGTCTATGCTGATCAGGCAGTTTGCCCAAAAGTATATGCTGGAAGAACATGAAAGAGGCTTTCACGTGTTGGGAGGCTTCCTTCGTTTTGGTTCCTGGTGGGTTTTTCTCGTAGGATTTATTTACAGCATTTTCCGGATCAAAGTGCCCTATATTCCTACCCCCAAAGATGACAAACCTTCCAATGCATGGCTCCTTAGCCTTCCGAATATCATTGCCATTGTCGCCAGTGTTGGCGCAGTCATTTATGGGTTGTCGATTGACTGGAATCCCTACAGCTTTTTTATGGCAGGGTATGCTTTGGTGAATGCGACAATCCTCTCTATTGTGGTTTTGATGAGCCAGCAAAAGATGATGATCAGCATTTACGACTGGATGGGGATGGACGAATTGATCACCGGAATACGTGCATTCTGGTGGAATCTTCGGCATTATATTCTTTATCGCCTGATTCGAAATAGTTCATTGGTATTGTCTGTTGTGTTGATTTTTACTTTGAGCAGTTATGCGATTTATGAAACGAACCAGCGACAACTGATGAAAGAGCTCGCAATGCAGGAAACCAGTCAGGTAAACTGGTATTATACCGGGATTCATCTGGAAGGCGAAAATCAGCAGATTGCGGGCAAAAAACTCAAAGAATTTAAGGAAGATTCTGGTATTTATCCGGGTGTAGCTTCCCTTGACTACAGCGGGTTTAGTATTGCTGTAACCGATACATTTCTGCGCAATATTTCTGATTTGGGCGTTGTACCTCTGATCAACTGGTTACCCATCATGAAAAAGGAGGAGATTTCAGATACTACCTCCGTATTTGCTTCCATTCTTAATCACAAATATGACCGGGAAATACGCACCTTGGGCAACGCACTGCGTCAAATCGACCGCCCGATATTTCTGAACTTTGCCCCGGGTTCTGACAATCCCAGCGCTGAATGGTACCGGCCGGGGGATGATTATGTAAATGATTTTAAGGATGCCTGGGTATATTTGGTCACAGAGTTTGGCAATGTCGGCGCATCAAACGTTACCTGGGTATATTCTCCTTCATTCCCCGAATCCATTCCTGCCTTTTATCCCGGAGAAAATTTTGTAAACTGGATTGGTATTTCACTCAATCATACGCCCGGGTCTTTTCATGACAGGTATGAAAGCTATGCGATGGCCTTGCGAAACTTTGACGGATACAGGGGGCAGCCCGTCATCATTCAAGACTTTGCAGAAGGGGTATCCGGGGGAAATGCCAGTCAATGGCTCACTGAAGCGCTGGCTGATATTGATGAATTATTCCCTGAAATTCATGGATTGGTTTCCGGTGAAATTCCTGATAATCTTCAGGACGCTTTTGATCAGTTTGCCAACACTCGTTCGTTTAGCCATGCAGCTCCTTTTATCCCTTCTGAAAATCTCTATCAGGCTGAAACATTCAAAGAGTGGCATTCAGAATTTGTGAAAAAATCGGACCATGGATTTGACCTGCTGGTAAATGGAAAACCTTTTTATATCCGGGGGGTAGCCTACAATGCGACCCATGACTGGAGAGACGGATATCTCCCTCTGACAAGAAGACAGCTGACTAAAGATTTTTCAAGGATCAGCCAGATGGGGGCAAATACGATTCGTCGGTATGGAAATAGCGGCGTTTATGAAAAAAATGTACTCAATATCGCACAAGAACATAACCTGAAAGTTTTGTACGGCCTGTGGTTTGATCCTGCGGTTGACTATTATGCTGATACTTTAGCTGTAGAGGAAATCAGGAGGAATACGCTGGCTACCATAGCTCGTTTCAAAGATTATCCTGCGGTATTGGGGTGGACACTCGGCAACGAAACCTGGGCGAGTCTGAAGTATCATTATGCTCCGCCCTACCTTTCGAGGGTACGCCGCGCACACATCCGATTGATAGAAGAACTGGCCCGTGAGATTAAAAAAATTGACCCTGCGCACCCGGTTTTTGCTGCGCTGGAACATAACCAGGACCTGACTGCCTGTCTGGATGCTTATAGAAGATTTACGCCTTCCGTAGATATCATTGGTATCAATACCTATTACGGCGAAAGAATTCAGACACTGGAAGGAATTGCCAATACGTATATTCCCGACCGCCCGTACCTGGTGTCTTCATTCGGGCCGGTTAAGTATTGGGACCCGAGCACCCCCAACTATGCAAGAAACCTCATTCCGGAAGAAAATTCCAGTTTCGAAAAAGCGCAGAACTATGGACAGAGCTGGACGAAGTATATCGTATCAAACAAAGGCTCTAATGTAGGTGGAATTGCCTTTTGCTGGTCTGACCGTATGGAGGGCACAGCAACATGGTTTGGTATCACTGATTTTAAAGGCAGGCTCAAACCCTCCTATTATGCATTAAAAAATGTGTGGAAAGAGGAAAAAAATGCCCCGCCTTTATATGAAGCTTATATCAATGGTCCGGGTTTTGCCCTCGAACGAGGCAAAACCTACACCTTCCGGGCAGTAACTGAAAACAACCGGAGCTGGAATATGACCTACGAATGGTTCCTCATGCGTGAAAAATATCTCGATGATTCGGGCGATGTGAAGTTGGCATTCAATGGAAAAGAAGCGTCCATTTATATACCTGACGACAAGTATTCGTATCGGCTTTATCTCTATATCAGCGACTTTTATGGCAACGTCGTAACAGCTTCTGAACCCATTGATATTCAAGAGAAACAATCTCAGAATCATGAAAATGCAAAACCCCTGAGTGGACGATGA
- a CDS encoding glycoside hydrolase family 2 TIM barrel-domain containing protein, producing MKIDKATILLICLPVMFVWTGCLFPEKKFPGVDASFNKTVEIRQVGNKYQLFRNGQPYYIKGAGGDQYFAELAANGGNSIRTWSTYQLTETLDQAQAHGLTVLAGLDLWPERLGMDYNDPNMVAEQKERIRKDVLTYKDHPALLMWGIGNELDLGYANEDVWVAVNDIAAMIHEIDPNHPTTTMIMPNARNTRLIAEKAPEIDILSFNVFGAAGKLNENLRKPWWGWKGPYIISEWGGLGWWERQTTQWHVPIDMSGTLKAQKLVEVYTESMQEDTSWCIGSYLFFWGNKQERTHTWFSFFTEEGDPTTLVEAARFNWTGKWPDNRAPVIDSVKLNNRIDSENIYLYKNQRYSAKVLAKDPENQPLNYKWEIRPEGSYIKITGGDKEERPQPIAGLIETVEDGVMTFFAPDKPGAYRIFVYISDPGKSTAIADIPFFVTHHAID from the coding sequence ATGAAAATAGATAAAGCCACGATATTGCTCATATGTCTGCCCGTGATGTTTGTATGGACGGGTTGCCTCTTTCCGGAAAAAAAATTCCCCGGAGTAGATGCATCATTTAATAAAACCGTAGAAATACGGCAAGTGGGAAATAAATACCAGCTCTTTCGCAATGGCCAACCATACTATATAAAAGGGGCAGGAGGGGATCAGTATTTTGCAGAACTCGCAGCAAATGGGGGCAATTCTATTCGTACATGGTCGACCTACCAACTGACAGAAACCCTGGACCAGGCGCAGGCACACGGATTGACAGTCCTGGCTGGACTTGACCTTTGGCCGGAGAGACTGGGCATGGATTACAATGATCCCAATATGGTCGCTGAGCAGAAAGAACGGATTCGCAAAGATGTCCTCACCTATAAAGACCATCCTGCTCTGTTGATGTGGGGAATCGGGAATGAACTGGATTTGGGGTATGCCAATGAAGACGTATGGGTAGCGGTCAATGATATTGCAGCTATGATCCATGAGATTGATCCCAATCACCCGACCACCACCATGATCATGCCCAATGCCCGCAATACACGGTTGATTGCTGAGAAAGCGCCTGAAATAGATATTCTTTCGTTTAATGTCTTTGGGGCAGCGGGCAAGCTCAATGAAAACCTCCGAAAACCCTGGTGGGGTTGGAAGGGGCCTTATATTATTTCAGAATGGGGCGGATTGGGTTGGTGGGAAAGACAAACCACGCAGTGGCATGTGCCCATTGATATGTCAGGTACACTCAAGGCACAAAAGCTGGTGGAAGTATATACCGAATCTATGCAGGAAGATACATCGTGGTGTATAGGTTCTTATCTGTTTTTTTGGGGAAATAAGCAGGAGCGCACACATACATGGTTTAGCTTTTTCACGGAAGAAGGGGATCCTACCACGCTGGTTGAGGCAGCCCGTTTCAACTGGACAGGGAAATGGCCAGATAACCGCGCACCCGTCATTGACTCTGTAAAACTCAACAACCGGATCGATTCTGAAAACATCTATCTGTATAAAAATCAGCGTTATTCGGCAAAGGTGCTGGCGAAAGATCCCGAAAACCAGCCGCTTAATTATAAATGGGAAATTCGCCCTGAAGGAAGTTATATCAAGATTACCGGAGGGGACAAAGAAGAGCGGCCACAGCCTATTGCCGGGCTGATCGAAACGGTTGAGGACGGCGTAATGACCTTTTTCGCACCTGATAAACCCGGCGCATACCGTATATTTGTGTATATTTCAGATCCGGGAAAAAGTACTGCAATCGCAGATATTCCGTTTTTTGTGACCCATCATGCCATCGACTGA